The Hydractinia symbiolongicarpus strain clone_291-10 chromosome 2, HSymV2.1, whole genome shotgun sequence genomic sequence aTTATCTATATACTATAAAATCACAATCAGTCAATGcgtacaaaaattaatttttgagatACAGCGTGCACAACAACCAAGAGAAATAATATTCCATGCACTAATAATTATGTACaaaattatttacattttaGTAAGATGATCTAACAATTCTTTACACCTTTGTACATGGAAATCTTTGCTACTTTGATCTTCAGAGATTATATCTATTTTAGGTTCAAAATGGCGTAACAGTTTTAACAATATGCAAGCATTAGTTTCTGTAATATCCCACAATGCTTTTCTGATAAAATCTAGTGTGTATAAAAACCAGTACATGATATCATCTTTGTGCATATGATGAAACATCTAAAAATGAACAACAAATAATAGATGCAACTGGTAAATAAATTTCTAAGCAAGATTTTTGGGTATCAACAGGTCATTGCTGATCTCATCAAAATTCGAATAATGGactttatttataacaaaataaatagcACTATAGAGCATAAAAATTACCATTAAAACGTACAATCACGCCGGGTTTTATATCATGATATTTCAGGtggtcaaaaaaacttttctcaaaaaaaatgtcttAACCTTTTTTTAGGATTCAAAGATTTGTATTAAgttaagaaatagaaaaaatcaaaaacaacaaaattattgcACAAGAATTATTTTTCgaattattcaaatttttgcaaTAACATACTGCAATACCATGGCAAATGGAAAAGGTGAACATTAACTCTGCAATAAACCAGTTTCACTAGTTGTGACCATCTTCTTGAACAAAACTTACAAAAAGAGTACAAAGACATGTACCGTATCAAGGAATTCCTTCATAATAGACCCTCCACCACCTGATTTTGCAAAGAAGAGTACATTAATAATGTATAGAAGTGTAGAAATGTTAACTTGTAATTTTTGGACAACAGATgataaaagatattttaaatcacAAAGTTGGAGATGTTTCTTCTGCTGTAAGTTTCGCAATGCAAAAACATAAGATGTTAAtgtttgctaaaaaaaaaaacggtatAAAAATAGGTAAcaacatttataacattttcaattttACTAAAATAATCTTTATAACATATACTTTTATAAATTATTCAGTAAGTTAGACACTACATACCTCAAAAGTATCATGTGGAATGCTTGGATAGAAATATAACATAACGATGTGCAAATACTTTTTGATGTTCTAACAAATAAACAGATGCATATATAGACCAACTCTAAAGAAATGCAAAGTTTTCAATCACACACTAACAAATAATTATTCTTTCTTAAGCATGCTTCACATATTATGTTAGTGAGATTGCAATTTCAAATGCACTGTTTTTCACTCATGAACTGATGTTTTCCATATATTCCTTAATTtaacaagaaaacaaaatataccTCTCTTTTCCCATCAAAGAGAAATAACAGAGCTTGATTGATACAATCTGTCTGTTGAATAATATTAAACCATATATTGAACTTCTgtctaaatcaaaacaaaatgtgattaaaaagtgaatgaaaaatataatatgATATTGTACTGTGTCGCAAGTAATAATCAGGAATGATTGGTAACAGTGTCAATATTAAACACATCAGATTTCATTAGCATAGAAAATTGAAGATTGTTGCACAAACTATAAACATACATTTCCTTTGAAACATCTGCTTCGCGATTTAACTCATCTTCCAGAGTTGAGTGCAAACGTAAAAGCTTTTGTTCGTTCTTCTCACTAGACAAACCtgataagttaatttttaatgtaGTGTTTCCATCACTTGAAGTGAACAAGGTTAAGTATCAGACAGAggtcaaaataaaaaaggcaaaaactaaaaagaagATTAATATTGACATATGCAATCATTAAAAAAAGGGCAAAATCTTGATGTAACTTTGATTTTAGAATGCAATTTTGAcacaaaagattaaaatatcaaacaaaataTCTGCtgtaaatttataatttatttttgtttcgctCGCttcaaaatactttaaaatacatagaaaatttACCAAATGTCAATTCAACATGTTCTTCTTACTTATGAATTTTCTCTAAGGTTAAAAGTTTCTGTTTTAAATGATCATGTATTTCAACCTTGCTTTTATACAAAACCTGCATgagatataaaataagtcaaaaaTGGGCAcagctaaaaaaaacattacatatATCACATAATTCAAACCTTTTCCCATGTTGTTAAACAAAGCTACATCATCAGCACATCGCACTTGTTTACTACAAATCTGCACAGCTTTTTGGACAAAGCAGATAAGTGATGGATGTTGACCAACAACATGAAAAGTCTCTTTTAAGATTTGCGTCAATCCATGAAAGTATTTTGCATCTGCGCAACATAAATCAATTATTCTTGACTTGGTCAGCATATTCTTTATGTATCTTCTATTTGTATAAGGATAGCTGTCAATAACCTCCTTTGTGTTATCTAttatgtagctttcaaaaatttgATAATCGAGACTAAATAAAGCATGTAAAGAGTGAAAAGAAAGTTTCTTTATATGCTTGCTTGAAAGCAACCATGCAAAATATTGTGAAGAAATACTGCAATCCAATTGATTTCTGTAAGAGAAACTCAGGCCTTCCTCAAGCACAGGTAACAGAGAATCTTCTTGTATCAATTTGAACACGTCAAACATCAGTTGATTGTATTTAAGTAAAACATCATTCAAGTGTGGCTGTTCCAACCATTTTGTAATTTCAACTACAACCTAAAAATTGTAGAGAAACAATTACTATAAACTTCTTTATTGATGTTTTTCTTAGGTTGTGTGAAAGAATTAATTCCTTAATCTATATATCAACTTGCGTTGTTGGTGTGAataataacaagaagccctgggggctctaaaaATTTCCTCTCACtatcaaaatatttgatgaaaacctgctaattcgttgcgttatcgtgccaaacatggtgcatgaagctctgaagataaagcacacaagtgacattatatcttacaacaaacgcaaacaaaataaaacgtgtcataataaactcacattttaaaagaaattgctaacaaagtcttgcgattaaaacgtttatggccttaaacggcatttagttgacaaaaaatcaaaattttgatgtgaccattatgttcagcatactttttttattaactgtgacaatttttgtcgaaaataaagtagttttaatttttggaccaattttggcctaaaatgacatttaggttacaaaaaaacaaacttttgtatcaccatcattttcaacatactttatttgttaactgtgccaaattttgttgaaaataaagtagttttaatttttggacaatt encodes the following:
- the LOC130630586 gene encoding uncharacterized protein LOC130630586 isoform X2, whose translation is MSVNEDVNKKWLKLVQTWTEKLKSNPDALFFEENDKSVFSEYQTYVDELRHYVNLLDAWIAANGIKKASQEIPTVGKLFSQLCKIPLVHVNEQLSTKLISCMLSLSDLTNPDVEESEKNTFQRAKKWTVDHFLNATNMYVGGVDTFLMEEFGISQEEYLIEHVKQVVVEITKWLEQPHLNDVLLKYNQLMFDVFKLIQEDSLLPVLEEGLSFSYRNQLDCSISSQYFAWLLSSKHIKKLSFHSLHALFSLDYQIFESYIIDNTKEVIDSYPYTNRRYIKNMLTKSRIIDLCCADAKYFHGLTQILKETFHVVGQHPSLICFVQKAVQICSKQVRCADDVALFNNMGKGLSSEKNEQKLLRLHSTLEDELNREADVSKEIQKFNIWFNIIQQTDCINQALLFLFDGKREQTLTSYVFALRNLQQKKHLQLCDLKYLLSSVVQKLQVNISTLLYIINVLFFAKSGGGGSIMKEFLDTMFHHMHKDDIMYWFLYTLDFIRKALWDITETNACILLKLLRHFEPKIDIISEDQSSKDFHVQRCKELLDHLTKM
- the LOC130630586 gene encoding uncharacterized protein LOC130630586 isoform X1 yields the protein MSVNEDVNKKWLKLVQTWTEKLKSNPDALFFEENDKSVFSEYQTYVDELRHYVNLLDAWIAANGIKKASQEIPTVGKLFSQLCKIPLVHVNEQLSTKLISCMLSLSDLTNPDVEESEKNTFQRAKKWTVDHFLNATNMYVGGVDTFLMEEFGISQEEYLIEHVKQVVVEITKWLEQPHLNDVLLKYNQLMFDVFKLIQEDSLLPVLEEGLSFSYRNQLDCSISSQYFAWLLSSKHIKKLSFHSLHALFSLDYQIFESYIIDNTKEVIDSYPYTNRRYIKNMLTKSRIIDLCCADAKYFHGLTQILKETFHVVGQHPSLICFVQKAVQICSKQVRCADDVALFNNMGKGLSSEKNEQKLLRLHSTLEDELNREADVSKEIQKFNIWFNIIQQTDCINQALLFLFDGKRENIKKYLHIVMLYFYPSIPHDTFEQTLTSYVFALRNLQQKKHLQLCDLKYLLSSVVQKLQVNISTLLYIINVLFFAKSGGGGSIMKEFLDTMFHHMHKDDIMYWFLYTLDFIRKALWDITETNACILLKLLRHFEPKIDIISEDQSSKDFHVQRCKELLDHLTKM
- the LOC130630586 gene encoding uncharacterized protein LOC130630586 isoform X3; protein product: MLMLSTKLISCMLSLSDLTNPDVEESEKNTFQRAKKWTVDHFLNATNMYVGGVDTFLMEEFGISQEEYLIEHVKQVVVEITKWLEQPHLNDVLLKYNQLMFDVFKLIQEDSLLPVLEEGLSFSYRNQLDCSISSQYFAWLLSSKHIKKLSFHSLHALFSLDYQIFESYIIDNTKEVIDSYPYTNRRYIKNMLTKSRIIDLCCADAKYFHGLTQILKETFHVVGQHPSLICFVQKAVQICSKQVRCADDVALFNNMGKGLSSEKNEQKLLRLHSTLEDELNREADVSKEIQKFNIWFNIIQQTDCINQALLFLFDGKRENIKKYLHIVMLYFYPSIPHDTFEQTLTSYVFALRNLQQKKHLQLCDLKYLLSSVVQKLQVNISTLLYIINVLFFAKSGGGGSIMKEFLDTMFHHMHKDDIMYWFLYTLDFIRKALWDITETNACILLKLLRHFEPKIDIISEDQSSKDFHVQRCKELLDHLTKM